One genomic segment of Photobacterium sp. DA100 includes these proteins:
- a CDS encoding response regulator: protein MQQTTRLKRLQHTLMLAFLVLSITPLILSALFFLNSHTKDLSEQSTNHLASLLDNKKKQLNNFFASRESEVQSFARSELANASGGRFYGLVGAYHQLGDISEVLRNTGRSRYYTETLINKSAGEQDTGNYIGHERYRLMYKRYNWAYEEYLKRSSFSDILLVDISGNIVYAANSPDIFGINLPQSAQTYPALSQTFSAIQKKTERSEGETDQVPVTFTDFSQSQGEADLAAWFAAPIIQQGYLHSYVLFKLSNQSIRDFLSDTGNNSYSVQTLLVGQDHRSRLPTSSNDPASFSSSSINRALEGDSGVGSFANFNGVPVLSAFAPLTIMDSPWALVVELPEEEAFARIRQLEVIFFVAMLTAIVLVIIASHWLSNSITAPLLRLTWAAEQVSAGDMDQKIEGTERCDEIGRLAISFARMQSSVREKMTLIREQNNELEQSIQIIQQKNKELQTADKLKDEFLATTSHELRTPLHGMVGIAESLLAGANGPVQHSQRRQLEVMINSGQRLTNLVDDLLDYHKMRYGDLDIHKQAVDVASAARLVLELSGHLLGSKPVRIINQIPNDLPLVQGDEQRLEQVLYNLVGNAIKYTSEGKIILSATILESQLRIQVVDTGQGIPAEQLEHIFEPLIQANTQSANYRQGSGLGLSISRQLIELMGGRLYVSSQPMIGTTFSFTLNLASEADIANSELSDRSRHFQIPSVEAQAYELEHIEENPDGELLLIVDDEPVNLQVLHNFLRLEGYRVITAESGPQALKLVESHQPALMLLDIMMPEMSGYEVCEQLRQRYNMLDLPIIMLSALGQVQDRIRGFESGANDYLTKPFNKEELTARIGAHLKAGQTERQLKENQRLAEEIERREQVENSLLETQNRLLGLLESSNEAILCVQSGGRIRYANAAAGKLFNRSPEQVERHHIEDILATHLPQDISQSHHFHGSLMFRIGDSLQSLDTDVINLPEESGLQRMFIFDNQGQTSSHRIEVLENAVEVLSGFAFNRNKDSLQKLRHLGDEFCSLADKLEGNSKSKNDTLRELLVDIMKTTLNHWEESTQKTKFELAEESGLWRVYLDRSTLQTRTLDKYLHLETLPKTPRWRTVLSTIDFVLERSPCNTAAHSELLAMKEQLQHIINQ from the coding sequence ACCGAAACCTTGATCAACAAGTCAGCCGGCGAACAGGATACCGGCAACTATATAGGTCACGAGCGCTACCGGCTGATGTACAAACGCTACAACTGGGCCTACGAAGAGTACCTCAAGCGCTCAAGCTTCAGTGACATTCTACTGGTTGATATCAGCGGGAATATTGTCTATGCCGCCAATAGCCCTGACATCTTCGGCATTAACCTTCCGCAATCAGCCCAGACATACCCGGCACTAAGCCAAACGTTCTCGGCAATCCAGAAAAAAACCGAACGTTCAGAAGGAGAAACCGATCAAGTACCGGTTACCTTTACCGACTTTAGCCAATCACAAGGCGAAGCGGATCTTGCCGCGTGGTTTGCCGCCCCAATCATCCAGCAAGGCTATTTGCACAGCTACGTGCTCTTCAAGCTGAGCAACCAATCAATCCGCGACTTCCTTAGTGATACCGGCAATAACTCCTATTCGGTCCAAACCCTGCTGGTAGGCCAAGACCACCGCTCCAGACTGCCGACCTCCAGCAATGATCCTGCCTCTTTTTCCAGTAGCAGCATCAACCGTGCCCTTGAGGGAGACAGCGGCGTCGGCAGCTTCGCCAACTTCAACGGTGTTCCCGTGCTCAGTGCCTTTGCCCCGCTCACCATTATGGATAGCCCCTGGGCGCTGGTGGTCGAGCTGCCAGAAGAAGAAGCCTTCGCCCGTATCCGCCAGCTAGAGGTGATCTTCTTTGTTGCCATGCTGACGGCCATTGTGCTGGTCATTATCGCCTCGCACTGGCTGTCGAACTCCATCACCGCCCCCCTGCTGCGTCTCACCTGGGCTGCGGAACAAGTCTCGGCCGGTGACATGGACCAAAAGATCGAGGGAACCGAGCGCTGTGACGAAATCGGTCGTCTGGCGATCAGCTTTGCCCGGATGCAGTCCTCGGTGAGGGAAAAAATGACCCTGATCCGCGAGCAAAACAACGAGCTGGAGCAGAGTATCCAGATCATCCAGCAGAAAAACAAAGAGCTGCAGACCGCCGATAAACTCAAGGATGAATTCCTGGCCACCACATCCCATGAACTGCGTACCCCGCTCCATGGCATGGTCGGGATTGCCGAGTCGCTGCTGGCCGGTGCCAACGGCCCGGTCCAGCATTCGCAACGGCGCCAGCTTGAAGTGATGATCAACAGCGGCCAGCGACTGACCAACCTGGTTGATGATCTGCTCGACTACCACAAGATGCGCTACGGCGATCTCGATATCCATAAACAAGCGGTGGATGTTGCCTCCGCTGCCAGGTTGGTACTGGAGCTCTCCGGCCATCTGCTCGGCAGCAAACCGGTACGTATCATCAACCAGATCCCCAATGACTTGCCTCTGGTACAGGGTGATGAACAGCGGCTGGAGCAAGTTCTCTACAACTTGGTCGGCAACGCCATTAAGTACACCTCGGAAGGAAAAATCATTCTTTCCGCCACCATCCTAGAATCCCAGCTGCGCATTCAGGTGGTCGATACCGGCCAGGGGATCCCGGCCGAACAGCTGGAACACATCTTCGAGCCACTGATCCAGGCCAATACCCAGTCGGCCAACTACCGCCAAGGCTCCGGCCTCGGCCTGTCAATCAGCCGCCAGCTCATCGAGCTGATGGGGGGACGGCTGTATGTCAGCAGCCAGCCAATGATCGGTACCACCTTCAGTTTCACCCTCAACCTCGCTTCCGAAGCCGATATTGCCAACAGCGAGCTGTCCGACCGCAGCCGCCACTTCCAGATTCCCTCCGTGGAAGCCCAGGCCTACGAACTGGAGCACATCGAGGAAAACCCCGATGGCGAGTTGCTGCTCATTGTTGACGATGAGCCGGTGAACCTGCAGGTGCTTCACAACTTCCTCCGCCTCGAGGGTTACCGGGTGATCACCGCAGAAAGTGGCCCGCAAGCGCTGAAACTGGTCGAGAGCCACCAGCCAGCACTGATGCTGCTGGATATCATGATGCCGGAAATGTCAGGCTATGAAGTGTGTGAACAATTACGCCAGCGCTACAATATGCTGGATCTCCCGATCATCATGCTGTCGGCACTCGGGCAGGTACAGGATAGGATCCGAGGCTTCGAATCAGGGGCCAATGATTACCTCACCAAGCCGTTCAACAAAGAGGAGCTGACGGCACGGATCGGCGCCCACCTCAAAGCCGGGCAAACCGAGCGTCAGCTCAAGGAGAACCAGCGCCTTGCCGAAGAAATCGAACGCCGGGAGCAGGTGGAAAACAGCCTGCTGGAAACCCAAAACCGCTTGCTTGGCTTGCTGGAGTCCTCCAACGAGGCAATTCTCTGCGTCCAAAGCGGGGGGCGGATACGCTATGCCAATGCCGCGGCAGGCAAGCTCTTCAACCGCTCGCCGGAGCAGGTTGAGCGCCACCATATCGAAGATATCCTGGCCACTCACCTGCCTCAGGATATCAGCCAAAGTCACCACTTCCACGGCAGCTTGATGTTCCGGATCGGCGATAGCCTCCAGTCCCTTGATACCGATGTCATCAATCTCCCCGAAGAGTCGGGACTACAAAGGATGTTTATCTTCGATAACCAAGGCCAAACCAGCAGCCACCGTATAGAAGTGCTCGAAAATGCCGTCGAAGTACTGTCGGGGTTCGCCTTCAACCGCAACAAGGACAGTCTGCAGAAGCTGCGCCATCTGGGTGACGAGTTCTGCTCCCTGGCAGACAAGCTCGAGGGCAACAGCAAAAGCAAGAATGACACCCTGCGGGAGCTGCTGGTCGACATCATGAAAACCACCCTCAATCACTGGGAAGAGTCGACCCAAAAAACCAAGTTTGAACTGGCAGAGGAAAGTGGCCTGTGGCGGGTCTATCTCGACCGTAGCACCCTGCAAACCCGCACGCTGGATAAATACCTGCATTTGGAAACCCTGCCGAAAACGCCCCGCTGGCGTACCGTACTCAGTACCATTGATTTTGTCCTTGAGCGCAGCCCTTGCAATACCGCGGCCCATTCCGAGCTGCTGGCAATGAAGGAGCAGCTGCAGCACATTATCAATCAATAG
- a CDS encoding ABC transporter substrate-binding protein: MLANIKKTQLALAVVAAASTMLTAPVASAAERSELTMVPKFYPTFVRNFNPYLQTQLDTTYDFIFEPLVVFNELKGNEPVMRLAKDYYMSDDLMQVTFEIRDGVKWSDGKTFTAKDVAFTFELLKKHPELDRTGINARLKGVQAKGDKVTFSLNEANSNVPYLISKVAVVPEHIWSKVDDPTRFTNENPVGTGPFTEIDTFTPQLYTQCRNPNYWDNANLDVDCLRLPQVGGNDQFLGQVLSGQFDWTYAFIPDVDSTYAAASPNNKYWYPAGGTQAFMLNYNTPNKGNHEAINNIDFRRAFSMAIDRETIIDIAFYGGGVVNDYASGLGQAFASWSDNAVYEKYKPYMTYNVANAKALLKKAGFKDTNGDGYVETPTGKSIELTIQSPNGWTDFNNTVQLSVEMLQEVGIKAKASTPDFSVYNQAMLDATYDVAYTNYFHGADPYTYWDSAYHSRFQANEGMPRFALHYWQSKELDSLLAGFYKTADRDEQVKMAHAIQKIIAENQVTIPVMSGAYTSQYNTSRFTGWWNENNPKGRPMPITNTQERLLQVLDLKPKS, from the coding sequence ATGCTTGCCAATATAAAGAAAACCCAGTTAGCGCTAGCCGTTGTCGCAGCCGCTTCAACTATGTTAACCGCCCCAGTGGCGTCAGCTGCAGAGCGCAGCGAGCTAACCATGGTGCCTAAGTTCTACCCAACCTTTGTACGTAACTTTAACCCTTACCTACAGACTCAGCTGGATACCACCTATGACTTCATCTTCGAACCATTGGTTGTGTTCAATGAGCTGAAGGGCAACGAGCCGGTCATGCGTTTGGCAAAAGACTACTACATGTCTGATGACCTGATGCAAGTAACCTTCGAAATCCGTGATGGCGTAAAATGGTCTGACGGCAAAACCTTTACCGCCAAAGATGTTGCCTTCACCTTCGAACTACTGAAAAAACACCCAGAGCTTGACCGCACTGGTATCAATGCCCGCCTGAAAGGTGTCCAAGCGAAAGGCGACAAAGTGACCTTCAGCTTAAATGAAGCGAACTCGAATGTTCCTTACCTGATCTCCAAAGTTGCAGTGGTTCCAGAGCACATCTGGAGCAAGGTGGACGATCCTACACGCTTTACCAATGAAAACCCTGTCGGTACCGGTCCGTTTACCGAAATCGATACCTTTACCCCTCAGCTATACACCCAGTGCCGTAACCCGAACTACTGGGACAACGCCAACCTAGACGTGGACTGTCTGCGCCTGCCGCAGGTGGGTGGCAACGACCAATTCCTTGGCCAGGTACTGAGCGGCCAGTTTGACTGGACATACGCGTTCATTCCGGATGTGGACAGCACCTACGCCGCCGCTAGCCCGAACAACAAGTACTGGTACCCTGCCGGTGGTACTCAGGCATTCATGCTGAACTACAATACGCCGAACAAGGGCAACCACGAAGCCATCAACAACATTGACTTCCGCCGTGCCTTCTCAATGGCAATCGACCGCGAAACGATCATTGATATCGCCTTCTACGGCGGCGGTGTGGTGAATGACTACGCATCAGGCCTGGGCCAGGCATTTGCTTCATGGTCCGACAATGCGGTCTACGAGAAGTACAAGCCATACATGACCTACAACGTTGCTAACGCCAAGGCCCTTTTGAAGAAAGCAGGCTTCAAAGACACCAATGGTGATGGCTATGTTGAAACCCCGACCGGCAAGAGCATTGAGCTGACTATCCAGTCGCCTAACGGTTGGACCGACTTCAACAATACCGTACAGCTCAGCGTTGAAATGCTTCAGGAAGTGGGCATCAAGGCCAAGGCCAGCACCCCGGACTTCTCGGTATACAACCAGGCGATGCTAGATGCGACGTATGATGTGGCGTACACCAACTACTTCCACGGTGCGGATCCTTACACCTACTGGGATAGTGCTTACCACTCTCGCTTCCAGGCCAACGAAGGCATGCCTCGCTTCGCGCTGCACTACTGGCAGAGCAAGGAGCTAGATAGCTTACTGGCTGGTTTCTACAAGACGGCAGATCGCGATGAGCAGGTGAAAATGGCTCACGCTATCCAGAAGATCATTGCAGAGAACCAGGTAACCATCCCAGTCATGTCTGGTGCCTACACCTCGCAGTACAACACTTCACGCTTTACCGGTTGGTGGAACGAGAACAACCCGAAAGGGCGTCCAATGCCAATCACCAACACCCAAGAGCGTCTACTGCAAGTACTTGACCTAAAACCTAAATCGTAA
- a CDS encoding ABC transporter permease gives MGFFIRRLSFYFIALLFAITLNFIIPRAMPGDPVTMMFANAAVQVTPERIAAMKELLGFVDGPIYQQYLIYLKGILSWDLGISIQTYPQTVNDVLGNAVGWSLFLAGTAVILAFCLGSTLGIFAAWKRGSKYDAFISPGMMVVQAVPPVVVAMLVLYTFAIGTKWFPSTYAYTPGTTPDWTSLDFYLDVGYHAVLPLFCATIIQIGGFLINMRNNMINLLNEDYITMAKGKGLSENRVVFKYAARNAMLPSVTALSMAIGMAIGGQLIIEMIFNYPGLGTVLLNAINTRDYQVLQGQLLIMTMFMLFFNFLADILIVALDPRLRKGGK, from the coding sequence ATGGGATTTTTTATACGCAGACTTAGCTTTTATTTTATTGCGCTCCTGTTCGCAATAACCCTCAATTTTATTATTCCCCGGGCCATGCCCGGTGATCCGGTCACCATGATGTTTGCCAATGCCGCCGTGCAGGTGACCCCAGAACGTATTGCCGCGATGAAAGAGCTGCTGGGCTTTGTCGACGGCCCTATCTACCAGCAATACCTGATCTACCTAAAAGGAATCCTGTCGTGGGATTTGGGGATTTCCATCCAGACCTACCCGCAAACCGTTAACGACGTTTTGGGCAATGCCGTTGGCTGGTCACTGTTCCTGGCAGGGACCGCGGTTATCTTGGCATTCTGCCTCGGTTCGACCCTCGGCATCTTTGCGGCATGGAAGCGCGGCAGCAAGTACGACGCTTTCATTTCTCCGGGCATGATGGTGGTGCAAGCCGTACCACCTGTGGTCGTGGCCATGCTGGTACTCTACACCTTCGCGATTGGCACCAAGTGGTTCCCGTCGACCTATGCCTACACCCCGGGGACAACGCCTGACTGGACCAGCTTGGATTTCTACCTGGATGTGGGCTACCACGCCGTGTTGCCGCTGTTCTGCGCCACGATCATCCAGATCGGTGGCTTCCTGATCAACATGCGTAACAACATGATCAACCTGCTCAACGAAGACTACATCACGATGGCAAAAGGCAAGGGCCTGAGCGAAAACCGCGTGGTCTTCAAGTACGCCGCCCGAAATGCCATGCTGCCGAGTGTCACCGCCCTGTCCATGGCTATCGGTATGGCCATCGGTGGCCAACTGATCATCGAGATGATTTTCAACTACCCGGGGCTTGGCACTGTACTGCTCAATGCCATTAACACCCGTGACTACCAAGTGCTGCAGGGCCAGCTACTGATCATGACGATGTTCATGCTGTTCTTCAACTTCTTGGCCGACATTCTTATCGTTGCTCTGGATCCTCGCCTACGTAAGGGAGGCAAATAA
- a CDS encoding ABC transporter permease yields MKGLIKLLSGNAKAMLGLIIIATFVCGALFAPMITKHAPDKRTGNPHEYPAFVVKAAQNNPDGWVATSLADSKRTLRMSKDADHVLGTTRMGRDVWSQVVYGARTSLAVGFGAGIMVCFLATVIGVSAGYFGGRVDDILSAAMNIMLVIPQLPLLFVIAAFIGQAGPLTIAIVIGMTSWAWGARVVRAQTLSLREKEFVKAAEVLGESPVRIIFVEILPNLISIVGASFIGSVMLAIMTEATLSFLGLGNPNSISWGIMLYNVQTSSSMLVGAWWELLAPCLALTFIAVGLAMLNFAVDEIANPQLRSHKGMRRWKNMAKENQKHAQATIKPQPALEGGEK; encoded by the coding sequence ATGAAAGGACTAATTAAACTACTCTCTGGCAATGCCAAAGCTATGCTGGGCCTTATCATCATCGCGACCTTCGTTTGTGGTGCGCTGTTTGCCCCAATGATCACCAAGCACGCACCTGATAAGCGTACCGGTAACCCGCATGAATACCCGGCCTTTGTCGTGAAGGCTGCGCAGAATAACCCTGACGGTTGGGTGGCAACCAGCCTGGCCGATAGTAAGCGTACCTTACGGATGTCCAAGGATGCTGACCACGTTCTAGGCACCACCCGCATGGGCCGGGATGTCTGGTCTCAAGTGGTTTACGGTGCCCGTACGTCACTGGCTGTCGGTTTCGGTGCCGGGATCATGGTGTGCTTCTTGGCAACGGTTATCGGTGTCTCCGCCGGTTACTTTGGTGGCCGTGTCGACGACATCCTGTCAGCCGCTATGAACATCATGCTGGTGATCCCCCAGCTGCCGCTGTTGTTCGTGATTGCCGCCTTCATTGGTCAGGCGGGCCCTCTCACTATCGCTATCGTCATCGGGATGACTTCCTGGGCATGGGGTGCCCGTGTAGTCAGGGCCCAGACTCTGTCCCTGCGTGAGAAAGAATTCGTCAAGGCGGCAGAGGTCTTGGGCGAATCACCTGTGCGCATCATCTTTGTCGAGATCTTGCCTAACCTGATTTCCATTGTCGGCGCCAGCTTCATCGGCTCGGTCATGCTCGCCATTATGACCGAAGCAACCCTGTCTTTCCTGGGCTTGGGTAACCCGAACTCGATTAGCTGGGGCATCATGCTCTACAACGTACAGACCTCCTCCTCGATGCTGGTCGGTGCCTGGTGGGAACTGTTGGCTCCATGTCTGGCCCTGACATTCATTGCCGTTGGTCTGGCGATGCTTAACTTTGCAGTCGATGAAATCGCCAACCCGCAGCTGCGCTCGCACAAAGGCATGCGCCGCTGGAAGAACATGGCTAAAGAAAACCAGAAACACGCTCAGGCCACTATCAAGCCTCAGCCAGCCCTTGAAGGGGGAGAGAAATAA
- a CDS encoding ABC transporter ATP-binding protein, whose protein sequence is MTNPQISIRNLCVDYITDAGDVRAVNNVSFDIGKGEIFGLAGESGCGKSTVAFSLMRLHKPPAFITGGEVIFDGHGDILKFNDMQMSAFRWSEISMVFQSAMNALNPVLTLEEQFCDVIMRHTAMTRQQAVRRAEGLLEIVDIHPSRLRDYPHQFSGGMRQRLVIAIALALNPKMIIMDEPTTALDVVVQREILQKIYALKEEFGFSILFITHDLSLMVEFSDRIGIMYSGELVEVAPSKQILETPFHPYTEGLGSSFPPLTGPKTRLTGIPGNPLNLLEVPTGCRFQARCGKAHDACFSQATQLRQLEHGRFSNCHLFHKSS, encoded by the coding sequence ATGACCAATCCACAAATTTCTATCCGCAACCTGTGCGTTGACTACATTACCGATGCCGGTGATGTGCGTGCGGTAAACAACGTCAGCTTCGATATCGGCAAAGGCGAAATCTTTGGGCTGGCTGGTGAGTCCGGCTGTGGTAAATCCACCGTGGCCTTTTCCCTGATGCGCCTGCACAAGCCGCCTGCATTTATCACCGGCGGTGAGGTTATCTTCGACGGCCACGGTGACATCCTGAAGTTCAATGACATGCAGATGTCTGCCTTTCGCTGGAGCGAGATCTCGATGGTCTTCCAAAGTGCGATGAACGCCCTCAACCCGGTGCTGACACTGGAGGAGCAGTTCTGCGATGTGATCATGCGCCATACCGCCATGACCCGCCAGCAGGCAGTGCGCCGAGCAGAAGGCCTGCTGGAAATCGTTGATATCCACCCTAGCCGGCTGCGTGACTACCCGCACCAGTTCTCTGGCGGTATGCGCCAGCGTCTGGTGATCGCCATTGCCCTGGCTCTCAATCCAAAGATGATCATCATGGATGAGCCGACAACCGCCCTGGATGTGGTGGTACAGCGCGAGATCCTGCAAAAGATCTACGCCCTGAAGGAAGAATTCGGTTTCTCTATCCTGTTCATTACCCATGATCTGTCTTTGATGGTCGAGTTCTCCGATCGTATCGGCATCATGTATTCCGGCGAGCTGGTTGAAGTCGCACCGTCGAAGCAAATTCTGGAAACCCCGTTCCATCCTTATACCGAAGGGCTGGGCAGTTCATTCCCACCGCTGACCGGACCGAAAACCCGCCTGACAGGGATCCCGGGCAACCCGCTCAACTTGCTGGAAGTACCGACCGGGTGCCGGTTCCAGGCCCGCTGCGGCAAAGCCCATGACGCCTGCTTTAGCCAAGCAACCCAGCTTCGCCAGTTGGAACACGGCCGTTTTAGTAACTGCCACCTATTCCACAAGAGCAGTTAA
- a CDS encoding ABC transporter ATP-binding protein codes for MSKPTGQPIIEGKNLVKDFPVNSNSLKKSMMRAINDVSFKMYKSRGLSVVGESGSGKSTTAKMIAKMYAPTAGKIEYYGRDIATIEKKADLMQYRQGIQMVWQDPFGSLNPTHTIFHHVARPLLIHNKVSKGNKKELEEKVYDLLEQVGLIPPKETAAKYPHQLSGGQRQRVNLARNIAVGAEVVLADEPTSMLDVSIRAGVLNLMEEMKFEREMALLYITHDIATARYIAEDLAVMYVGHMVEWGDTEEIIHDPQHPYTQLLVSAVPDPKKSIHEKLKGNKGEIPLWTPESLGCPFAGRCTHATDKCRQQLPGVTQLSDNHFVRCYLYEN; via the coding sequence ATGAGCAAGCCAACCGGACAACCAATTATTGAAGGGAAGAACCTGGTTAAGGACTTCCCGGTCAACAGCAACTCGCTGAAGAAATCCATGATGCGCGCTATCAACGACGTGTCATTCAAGATGTACAAAAGCCGCGGCCTCTCCGTCGTCGGCGAATCCGGCTCGGGCAAATCGACCACGGCCAAGATGATAGCCAAAATGTATGCCCCGACAGCCGGCAAGATTGAATACTACGGGCGCGATATTGCCACCATTGAGAAAAAAGCCGATCTGATGCAATACCGCCAGGGAATCCAGATGGTATGGCAAGACCCGTTCGGCTCGTTGAACCCGACCCATACCATTTTCCACCATGTTGCCCGCCCGCTGCTGATCCACAACAAGGTGAGCAAGGGCAACAAGAAGGAGCTGGAAGAGAAGGTCTACGATTTGCTCGAACAGGTTGGTCTAATCCCGCCGAAAGAAACAGCAGCCAAGTACCCGCACCAGCTTTCTGGCGGCCAGCGCCAGCGCGTGAACCTGGCCAGAAACATTGCCGTCGGTGCTGAGGTGGTCCTGGCCGACGAGCCCACGTCGATGCTCGATGTGTCGATCCGGGCCGGGGTCCTCAACCTGATGGAAGAGATGAAGTTCGAGCGCGAGATGGCGCTGCTTTACATCACCCACGATATCGCAACCGCGCGCTACATTGCTGAAGATCTGGCGGTGATGTACGTCGGCCACATGGTCGAATGGGGGGACACCGAGGAGATCATCCACGATCCCCAGCACCCATATACCCAGCTGCTGGTATCGGCAGTGCCGGATCCGAAGAAGTCGATCCACGAGAAGCTCAAGGGGAACAAGGGGGAGATCCCGCTCTGGACACCGGAGAGCCTAGGCTGCCCATTTGCCGGTCGCTGTACCCACGCCACCGACAAGTGCCGCCAGCAACTGCCGGGAGTTACCCAGCTCTCCGACAACCATTTCGTGCGTTGTTACCTGTACGAGAATTAA
- a CDS encoding glycoside hydrolase family 9 protein, with product MQLLINHLGYEQFGHKQAVVQASSAIDTQYAELLCANSHQPIMQLPLVACGPVDQWHTGLTYTVDFSALNKCGDYLMRVGEILSEPFAIAEGLLMTRTFSDVLHYFKSQRCGGKFDLADQAIPLLGTDTRVDVRGGWYDASGDVSKYLSHLSFSNYFNPQQTPMVVWNMLTAFEKLADEQSFAAFSRVRLLEEALHGADFLLKMQSPQGFFYTTVFDKWSKQTDQREICSYAHQSGDKSDDFQAGFRQGGGVAIAALAAASRILRSSSAQHIGYPAINRDAYLKAAVQGYWHLIEYNTQYLNDGTENIIDEYCALLASVELFRAIGDEDFLIQARHWADRLAKRQCSDEQQQHFWSANHDGSRPYFHAAEAGLPVISLLQYLAIEPDSERRQRLGKVIANAVAFELNITHGVANPFGYPRQYTKPLNGQKAATFFIPHQNETGYWWQGENARLASLASMAFLAAGIPSCQPLRPQLKAYGQRLLDWLLGLNPFDISMLDGHGRNNPDYLPELGFFNARGGICNGITSGVDNEHDIAFNPAPYHQDMLQNWRWGEQWIPHAAWYLLAVTLQFKERHDD from the coding sequence ATGCAGCTGTTAATCAATCACTTAGGCTATGAGCAATTTGGCCATAAGCAAGCAGTCGTCCAAGCGTCCTCGGCCATTGACACCCAATATGCCGAGCTACTGTGTGCCAACAGCCACCAGCCAATTATGCAGCTGCCTCTTGTGGCCTGTGGTCCGGTCGATCAATGGCATACAGGACTCACCTACACGGTCGACTTTTCCGCACTCAACAAGTGCGGGGACTACCTGATGCGTGTTGGTGAAATCCTGTCGGAGCCATTTGCCATCGCCGAGGGGCTATTGATGACGCGCACTTTCAGCGATGTCCTGCACTATTTTAAATCCCAGCGCTGCGGCGGTAAGTTTGACCTTGCGGATCAAGCTATACCGCTACTTGGCACCGATACCCGAGTTGATGTCCGCGGTGGCTGGTACGACGCATCCGGCGACGTCAGCAAATACCTGAGTCACCTTTCTTTCAGCAACTATTTCAATCCCCAGCAGACTCCGATGGTGGTATGGAATATGCTGACAGCATTCGAAAAGCTGGCCGACGAACAGTCTTTCGCGGCTTTCAGCCGGGTCCGGCTGCTGGAAGAAGCCCTTCATGGAGCTGACTTCCTGCTGAAAATGCAATCACCGCAGGGCTTCTTCTACACCACCGTGTTCGATAAATGGAGCAAGCAAACCGATCAGCGTGAGATCTGCAGCTACGCCCATCAGAGTGGCGACAAGTCTGACGATTTCCAAGCGGGCTTCCGTCAGGGCGGGGGCGTAGCTATTGCTGCCTTGGCTGCGGCTAGCCGGATCTTGCGTAGTTCTTCGGCACAACACATAGGCTACCCGGCAATAAACCGCGATGCCTATCTGAAGGCTGCCGTACAAGGCTACTGGCACCTGATCGAGTACAACACCCAATACCTCAATGACGGTACCGAGAATATTATCGATGAATACTGTGCGCTGCTGGCTAGCGTAGAATTATTCCGTGCCATCGGCGATGAGGACTTCTTAATTCAGGCCCGTCACTGGGCCGACAGGCTGGCCAAGCGGCAATGTAGTGACGAGCAGCAACAACATTTTTGGTCTGCTAACCACGATGGCAGCCGGCCTTACTTTCATGCAGCCGAAGCCGGCTTGCCGGTGATCAGCCTGCTCCAGTATCTGGCCATCGAACCCGACTCAGAGCGCCGGCAACGACTGGGAAAGGTTATCGCCAATGCCGTCGCGTTCGAACTCAATATTACCCATGGCGTGGCCAACCCGTTTGGCTACCCGCGCCAGTACACCAAACCTCTTAACGGCCAGAAAGCAGCCACATTTTTCATTCCCCACCAGAACGAAACCGGCTACTGGTGGCAGGGAGAAAATGCCCGTTTGGCCTCGCTTGCCAGTATGGCATTCCTTGCCGCGGGCATACCAAGCTGCCAGCCACTGCGCCCCCAGCTCAAAGCCTATGGCCAACGCTTGCTTGATTGGCTGCTGGGACTGAACCCATTTGATATCTCGATGCTTGATGGCCACGGCCGCAATAATCCGGACTACCTGCCAGAGCTCGGCTTTTTCAATGCGAGAGGCGGCATCTGCAACGGTATCACCTCTGGGGTCGACAACGAGCATGACATTGCCTTTAACCCGGCCCCTTACCATCAGGATATGTTGCAGAACTGGCGCTGGGGGGAGCAATGGATCCCCCATGCCGCATGGTATTTATTGGCTGTAACGCTGCAATTCAAGGAGCGACACGATGACTGA